Below is a genomic region from Deltaproteobacteria bacterium.
GATCGTGTGTTCATCATTGGCTTAGGCATTATGGGGCAATTGCACGTTGCCCTTGCCCGCCAGGCAGGGGCAGGAAGTGTCATCGGTACCGATTTCGTTCCTTACCGGCGCGAAAAAGCGCTGGCATTAGGCGCTGATGTTGCTCTTGATCCCGCCCAGGGAACAATTGACGAACAGCTTCGTCAGCACACCAACGGTGAGATGGCTGAAGTCGTCATTGTCGGGCCAGGGTCAATTGAAGCGATGGAACTTGGGATTCGTTGTGCCGCAAAAGGCGGGACGGTCGTGCTTTTTACCACCAGCACCCCAGAAGCAACGCTGCCGGTTTCTCCGTATCATATATATTTCAACGAGATTAGCCTGACCCCTAGTTATTCGTGCGGACCGAATGACACTCGCGAGGCGCTGCAGTTGATTCGTACTGGGGTCATCACGGCAGACAAATTCATCACTCATCGTTATCCCTTCTCGGCGTTACACGACGCGTATCGAACCGCATCAGAAGCGCGCGACTCGATCAAGACGCTGGTTGAGTTTTCTTAAGTGAACGCCTAAGAATCAAAGCTCATCCGCCACTGAGGCAAGCAAAGAGATGAGCATGAGATTTTCCCAGTTAGTTGAACAAGTGCGGGTCTGGCTGCAACGCCAGGGACGAGTTTCCTACCGCGCCCTCAAGCGCGAGTTTGACCTTGACGATGAATCTCTTGCCGATCTCAAAGCTGAACTCATCGATGCGCAGCGTGTTGCCCGTGATGAAGACGGGAAAGTGCTGGTCTGGGCAGGCGAAAACAGTCCAGAGTCTAAATCGGACCATGAAAGATTGGTACACTCGCGCTGTCACCCTGAGTGCAACGAAGGGTCTCTCGGAGGGATTCCGCGCTTCACTGCTCAGAAACACACTCTCAGGCCGA
It encodes:
- a CDS encoding zinc-binding dehydrogenase, which encodes MKVARLYDATDIRFEDEPIPTVGPGEALIRTRACGICSGDVMGWYMKKKAPLVFGHEPSGEVVEVGPGVTDFRPGDRVFVHHHAPCFTCRACQRGEFVQCATWKASRIVPGGMAEYFLVPKENLSGDTIPLPADLSFADGALIEPAACAVKSMRKSGMHAGDRVFIIGLGIMGQLHVALARQAGAGSVIGTDFVPYRREKALALGADVALDPAQGTIDEQLRQHTNGEMAEVVIVGPGSIEAMELGIRCAAKGGTVVLFTTSTPEATLPVSPYHIYFNEISLTPSYSCGPNDTREALQLIRTGVITADKFITHRYPFSALHDAYRTASEARDSIKTLVEFS